Proteins encoded within one genomic window of Actinomycetota bacterium:
- a CDS encoding FAD-dependent oxidoreductase has protein sequence MYDLVIVGGGIAGLSAALSAPADARIVVVDKGEAGAGSSPLAQGGLAAAVAPEDSVALHVQDTLAAGAGLCDEPTVVDLCTAGPGAVDWLLDQGCDFDRGSDGAIDLAREGGQTVARSVHWRDATGAEIVRALRAAVRDRAGDRVTRITARATNLIVV, from the coding sequence ATGTACGACTTGGTGATCGTCGGCGGCGGGATCGCAGGCTTGTCGGCGGCGTTGAGCGCCCCTGCGGACGCGCGGATTGTCGTCGTGGACAAGGGTGAGGCCGGCGCGGGATCGTCCCCGCTGGCTCAGGGCGGATTGGCCGCGGCGGTCGCCCCGGAAGACTCGGTCGCGCTGCACGTCCAGGACACGCTCGCGGCTGGCGCGGGCCTGTGCGACGAGCCGACGGTCGTGGACCTGTGCACGGCGGGACCAGGCGCCGTGGATTGGTTGCTGGACCAGGGCTGTGACTTCGATCGGGGCAGCGACGGGGCAATCGATCTGGCGCGCGAGGGCGGGCAGACCGTCGCGCGAAGTGTGCACTGGCGCGACGCTACCGGGGCCGAGATCGTGCGCGCGCTGCGCGCAGCCGTCCGTGATCGCGCTGGGGATCGGGTAACCAGGATCACCGCCCGCGCTACGAATTTGATCGTCGTC